The following proteins are co-located in the Pyrobaculum calidifontis JCM 11548 genome:
- a CDS encoding ATP-binding protein has product MLKEMTLEYVESLKYVDEIPRRFALPEAGSDIVAVVGPRRVGKTFTLLKKAAETLKAGGQAVYATFDNPELRKWSAKKLAEEVRSLYPKGRVALFLDEVQEWPNWDYNLRWLHDVKDFQIYATGSTSALSVDQVPSRLRGRYISKLLLPLSFAELAHGTAPHTFRERGALKSLLDDYLKWGGFPEVWKSRSLDKVRALLDTVFYRDVVEARGVREPEEFEALFYTVVENYANPVTWRSLARALASEGVEIDPKTVIKYVKYMQWAYLIFVVPPYGRRRGAPRKIYLVDPAFTNLTKAGLDKGRKIENVTYLHLLRKAIEEGGKIYYIKNREEVDFYYVGQERAVVEAAYDPDESHIRKAAKAAEKLGLKKAHVVTWDTEDTRRVGQVDIEITPLWKWLLQ; this is encoded by the coding sequence ATGCTAAAGGAGATGACTCTGGAGTACGTCGAGTCGCTGAAGTACGTAGACGAGATACCGCGGAGGTTCGCCCTCCCAGAGGCGGGGAGCGACATAGTGGCTGTGGTGGGGCCGCGGCGCGTGGGAAAGACCTTTACACTGTTGAAAAAGGCCGCGGAGACGTTGAAGGCCGGGGGCCAGGCCGTCTACGCCACCTTTGACAACCCAGAGCTGAGGAAGTGGAGCGCCAAGAAGCTGGCAGAGGAGGTGCGCTCTCTCTACCCCAAGGGCAGAGTGGCCCTCTTCTTAGACGAGGTGCAGGAGTGGCCCAACTGGGACTACAACCTTAGGTGGCTACACGACGTGAAGGACTTCCAGATATACGCCACGGGCTCCACCTCGGCCCTCTCCGTAGACCAAGTGCCGAGCCGCCTCAGAGGCAGGTACATCTCCAAGCTACTCCTGCCGCTCTCATTCGCCGAGTTGGCCCACGGCACGGCGCCCCACACCTTCCGCGAGAGGGGGGCCCTCAAGAGCCTACTCGACGACTACCTCAAATGGGGCGGCTTCCCCGAGGTGTGGAAAAGCCGCTCACTCGACAAAGTGAGAGCCCTCCTCGACACAGTCTTCTACAGAGACGTAGTAGAGGCCAGGGGAGTCAGAGAGCCTGAGGAATTCGAGGCTCTCTTCTACACAGTCGTAGAGAACTACGCCAACCCAGTCACCTGGCGAAGCCTCGCCCGCGCCCTCGCCTCAGAGGGAGTAGAAATAGACCCCAAAACCGTGATAAAATACGTCAAATACATGCAGTGGGCCTACCTAATATTCGTCGTGCCCCCCTACGGCAGGCGGCGGGGAGCCCCCCGCAAGATATACCTCGTAGACCCAGCCTTCACAAATTTGACAAAAGCCGGGCTAGACAAGGGGCGGAAAATAGAAAACGTGACATACCTACACCTACTGAGAAAAGCCATCGAAGAAGGCGGGAAGATCTACTACATCAAAAACAGAGAAGAAGTAGACTTCTACTACGTGGGCCAGGAGAGGGCCGTAGTAGAGGCCGCCTACGACCCCGACGAGAGCCACATACGAAAGGCCGCCAAAGCCGCCGAAAAACTAGGACTAAAAAAAGCCCACGTGGTCACATGGGACACAGAGGACACGCGGCGCGTCGGCCAAGTCGACATAGAGATAACCCCCCTATGGAAGTGGCTACTCCAGTAG
- a CDS encoding phosphate signaling complex PhoU family protein, with protein sequence MRRLLDMAEERILNMLNDAAQLALKAVDLAIAVYRGEGKARDVRELASTIHQIHDEVVELAMEAIARFNPVATDLRLLRTAMEATYDLYRIARYAYDVAETAETLGVKCPTEKVEKITQVVKEMTQKAVGMILRRDPAPLQEVRKLDDEVVDREYRQALAAAIQNPTPCSVVETLALRFLERASDHAVYMAEKAHYLATGQAPP encoded by the coding sequence ATGAGGCGCCTACTCGACATGGCAGAGGAGAGAATCTTAAACATGTTAAACGACGCGGCGCAGCTGGCCCTAAAGGCGGTAGACCTCGCCATAGCCGTATACAGGGGAGAAGGCAAGGCGCGCGACGTGAGAGAACTAGCCTCCACAATACACCAAATACACGACGAGGTGGTGGAGTTGGCAATGGAGGCAATAGCGAGGTTCAACCCAGTGGCCACAGACCTCCGCCTCCTCAGAACAGCCATGGAAGCCACCTACGACTTGTACAGAATAGCGAGATACGCCTACGACGTGGCGGAGACAGCGGAGACGCTCGGAGTCAAATGCCCCACAGAGAAAGTGGAAAAGATAACCCAAGTGGTAAAAGAAATGACCCAGAAGGCCGTTGGAATGATTCTGCGCAGAGACCCGGCCCCCCTCCAAGAAGTGCGGAAACTAGACGACGAAGTCGTAGACCGAGAATACAGACAAGCGTTAGCCGCCGCCATCCAAAACCCCACCCCCTGCTCCGTCGTAGAAACCCTAGCGCTGAGATTCCTAGAAAGAGCCTCAGACCACGCAGTATACATGGCCGAAAAAGCCCACTACCTAGCCACAGGCCAAGCCCCACCCTAG
- a CDS encoding ATP-binding cassette domain-containing protein yields the protein MKPPRRRGEARRGGPGYIWAKHLRTGVGRNVIDIRDLKLQFGDVKVLDGVTMKIPNNVIYVIMGPSGSGKSTILRVLNRLVELYKPKIEGEVYLDGQDIFKMPLSLLRRRVQMVFQIPNPIPTLSIWENVALGPKLNRLVKSKAELQERVRWALEKAQLWEEVKNRLDAPAASLSGGQQQRLCIARALAFKPEVLLMDEPTANLDPVNTAKIEELMLELKKEMTIVLVTHYPPQAARVGDWVAFLYGGKIVEEGPVREVFTRPRHELTEKYVTGKI from the coding sequence ATGAAGCCCCCAAGACGGCGCGGGGAGGCGCGGCGGGGAGGCCCCGGGTACATATGGGCAAAACATTTAAGAACTGGGGTAGGGCGCAACGTGATCGACATTAGAGACCTAAAGCTACAATTCGGCGACGTAAAAGTGCTAGACGGAGTCACCATGAAGATCCCCAACAACGTGATATACGTAATCATGGGCCCCTCCGGCTCCGGCAAATCCACAATACTCAGAGTGTTAAACAGGCTGGTAGAGTTGTACAAGCCCAAGATAGAGGGCGAGGTGTACCTAGACGGACAAGACATATTCAAAATGCCCCTCTCCCTGCTCAGGAGGCGAGTCCAAATGGTCTTCCAAATCCCAAACCCGATCCCAACCCTCTCCATATGGGAAAACGTGGCCCTAGGCCCCAAGCTCAACCGCCTAGTCAAATCCAAGGCAGAGCTCCAAGAGAGAGTAAGGTGGGCCCTGGAGAAGGCCCAGCTGTGGGAAGAAGTGAAAAACAGGCTAGACGCCCCCGCCGCCTCCCTCTCCGGCGGACAACAACAGAGGCTCTGCATAGCGAGAGCCCTCGCCTTTAAGCCAGAGGTCCTCCTAATGGACGAGCCCACCGCAAACCTCGACCCAGTAAACACAGCCAAAATCGAGGAGCTCATGCTCGAGCTAAAAAAGGAGATGACCATAGTCCTCGTCACCCACTACCCGCCGCAGGCCGCGCGGGTGGGAGACTGGGTAGCCTTCCTATACGGCGGAAAAATCGTCGAAGAAGGGCCAGTGAGAGAAGTCTTCACAAGGCCCCGCCACGAGCTCACAGAGAAGTACGTCACGGGGAAGATATGA
- a CDS encoding PstA family ABC transporter permease, translated as MIQALFYAGALLAGLLLSALAAALLGDPTLGGLRLSHVLYAATVAVVALGAAGPRVLRNTLSIAVAIAGVLGGAALVYIFLAQVLYVGTAMAVKHGGLAFLWNIPPTPSDEAGGIGPALLGTLYMTAIGALFGFLIGFPVGVYLGEFRRELAAKVARIGVNVLVEFPTITIGLLVYALLSLLGIRPFSGYAGALALAIIMIPYVALFTAAAYASIPQAVKEAAYAVTGSLYKTLFVVMRKVAARAILAAFLLGTAKIAGETAPLLFTAFGNDYYTSEIFGVDLGQPTGSLTLLIYYMAQTPYTVQNEVAWGAAAVLLWIILAIFAAARLAQRSA; from the coding sequence ATGATACAAGCCCTGTTCTACGCGGGGGCCCTCTTGGCGGGGCTGCTCCTATCGGCGCTGGCGGCCGCCCTCCTGGGAGACCCCACGCTGGGCGGCCTGCGCCTCTCCCACGTCCTCTACGCAGCGACGGTTGCAGTGGTGGCGCTCGGCGCGGCGGGGCCCCGCGTCTTGAGAAACACTTTGTCCATAGCCGTGGCCATTGCAGGCGTCCTCGGAGGCGCGGCGCTGGTATACATATTCCTCGCACAAGTGCTCTACGTCGGCACAGCCATGGCGGTAAAACACGGCGGGCTGGCGTTTCTTTGGAACATCCCGCCGACCCCCTCCGACGAGGCCGGCGGCATCGGCCCCGCGCTCTTGGGCACGCTCTACATGACCGCCATTGGGGCACTCTTCGGCTTCCTCATAGGCTTCCCCGTAGGAGTCTACCTCGGCGAATTCCGCCGCGAGCTGGCGGCAAAAGTGGCGAGAATCGGCGTAAACGTCCTCGTGGAATTCCCCACAATAACAATCGGGCTACTCGTCTACGCCCTCCTCTCCCTACTAGGCATAAGGCCGTTCAGCGGATACGCAGGCGCCCTCGCCCTAGCCATAATCATGATACCATACGTGGCGCTCTTCACCGCGGCGGCATACGCCTCTATACCGCAGGCAGTCAAAGAGGCGGCGTACGCGGTGACTGGCTCCCTCTACAAGACACTCTTCGTCGTCATGAGAAAAGTGGCCGCCCGCGCCATCCTCGCCGCGTTCCTCCTAGGCACCGCCAAGATAGCCGGCGAGACGGCCCCCCTCCTCTTCACAGCCTTTGGAAACGACTACTACACCAGCGAAATCTTCGGCGTAGACCTAGGCCAGCCCACCGGCTCGTTGACGCTACTCATCTACTACATGGCCCAGACCCCCTACACAGTTCAAAACGAGGTGGCTTGGGGCGCCGCCGCGGTGTTGCTGTGGATAATACTCGCCATATTCGCCGCCGCCCGCCTAGCCCAGCGCTCGGCGTAG